A single genomic interval of Myxococcales bacterium harbors:
- a CDS encoding IS110 family transposase, producing MTAITLATELGTFARFTCRPQVMSYTGLDPSEHSSGARDRRGAITKAGNAHLRRVLVEAAWHYGHRPKLNVRQEAASGSLTPQVAAIAWKAQERLHRRFFATDQQNQAHRQDRHRDCSLLVGFIWAIGVEAERKGAAPRRAPEQ from the coding sequence ATCACCGCCATCACGCTTGCCACCGAGCTAGGGACGTTCGCCAGGTTCACGTGTCGCCCCCAGGTGATGAGCTACACCGGCCTGGACCCCTCGGAGCACTCGAGTGGCGCTCGAGACCGTCGCGGTGCCATCACAAAGGCCGGCAACGCACATCTTCGCCGGGTCTTGGTCGAAGCGGCATGGCACTACGGGCATCGGCCCAAGCTGAACGTGCGCCAAGAAGCAGCTTCAGGGTCCCTCACGCCACAAGTCGCTGCCATCGCCTGGAAGGCTCAAGAGCGACTGCACCGACGATTTTTCGCGACTGACCAGCAGAACCAAGCCCACCGGCAAGATCGTCACCGCGATTGCTCACTGCTCGTCGGATTCATCTGGGCCATCGGCGTCGAGGCCGAAAGAAAGGGCGCTGCGCCGAGACGGGCGCCAGAACAGTGA